In Micromonospora sp. NBC_01813, the following are encoded in one genomic region:
- the smc gene encoding chromosome segregation protein SMC: MHLKSLTVKGFKSFASATTLKLEPGITCVVGPNGSGKSNVVDAISWVLGEQGAKALRGGKMEDVIFAGTAGRAPLGRAEVTLTIDNTDGALPIEYTEVSITRRMFRSGESEYEINGNSCRLLDIQELLSDSGIGREMHVIVGQGQLDAVLHAKPEDRRAFIEEAAGVLKHRKRKEKALRKLTAMQTNLDRLTDLTAELRRQLKPLGRQAEVARRAAGIQADLRDARLRLLADDLTTLRTTLDKEIADETALRQRRTEVESEHVEVQGRLAELEAALAEDAPLLAAAQDTWYKLAALQERFRSTEQLAGERLRHLSVVPDDERPGRDPDQLTDEAHRIREQEEELRAALTDDQIRLAEAVEGRQQLEALLAQAERALVAAAKAIADRREGLAKLTGQVNSARARTSSSAEEISRLAAAYADAQGRADQAQQELDAAAEQSTEADRDNADLDARHAEAVAAHDAAAAAVRQFSDAERRAEKEAATWQAREDALAMGLRRADGAGALLARADQIPGLLGSLASMLTVAPGHEAALAAALGGLADAVAVTGVDEAAEAMRLLKIQDSGRASLVVAGPAGPGMIGSADALRPVLPSGATWAPDVITCAEQLRPALHLALRDVILVGDLAAATQAVVDHPQLRAVTPDGDIVGTYAAAGGSAKAPSFIEVQAAVEEARANRLTAEATVAELREQLGEARETAATLKEQVAEAAAARRQAEGQRNAAARRLAELGAAARSARAEADRLGASRDKATEARERDLATLEELAERLRLAEATPIDEDPSTAERDQLAAMLPGARQNEMEVRLAVRTAEERVSSIAGRADSLLRQAAAERAARERAAARRAARARGAQIARAVTVGARAALTGLTGSLVDAARTRDEIAGARAAREAELQEVRGAAKRLGAELERLTSAVHRDEVARAEQRLRIEQLEAKAAEDFSLDVDTLLSEYGPHQPVPPTQPQIAAAAAEGRPEPQPVAFDRATQEKRSAKAERELALLGKVNPLALEEFAALEERFKFLSDQLEDLKATRKDLLTVVSDVDNRILEVFASAYADTAREFEQVFTVLFPGGEGRLVLTDPDDLLTTGVEVEARPPGKKIKRLSLLSGGERSLTAVAMLVAIFRARPSPFYIMDEVEAALDDVNLGRLITLMAQLRDRSQLIIITHQKRTMEVADALYGVTMRNGVTQVISQRLKSAEEPAPIAPAPAEISPADPAG, encoded by the coding sequence GTGCATCTCAAGAGCCTGACGGTGAAGGGTTTCAAATCCTTCGCCTCCGCCACCACCCTGAAGCTGGAGCCCGGGATCACCTGCGTGGTCGGTCCCAACGGCTCCGGCAAGTCGAACGTGGTCGACGCCATCTCCTGGGTGCTGGGCGAGCAGGGTGCCAAGGCGCTGCGCGGCGGCAAGATGGAAGACGTCATCTTCGCCGGCACCGCCGGCCGTGCCCCGCTCGGTCGGGCCGAGGTCACCCTCACCATCGACAACACCGACGGTGCGTTGCCGATCGAGTACACCGAGGTCTCGATCACCCGCCGGATGTTCCGCTCCGGCGAGAGCGAGTACGAGATCAACGGCAACTCGTGCCGGCTGCTCGACATCCAGGAACTGCTCTCCGACTCCGGCATCGGCCGGGAGATGCACGTCATCGTCGGCCAGGGCCAGCTCGACGCCGTACTGCACGCCAAGCCGGAGGACCGGCGGGCCTTCATCGAAGAGGCCGCCGGAGTGCTCAAGCACCGCAAGCGCAAGGAAAAGGCGCTGCGCAAGCTGACCGCGATGCAGACGAACCTGGACCGGCTCACCGACCTGACCGCCGAACTGCGCCGTCAGCTCAAGCCGCTTGGCCGCCAGGCCGAGGTGGCCCGCCGGGCCGCCGGCATCCAGGCCGACCTGCGCGACGCCCGGCTACGTCTGCTCGCCGACGACCTGACCACCCTGCGGACCACCCTCGACAAGGAGATCGCCGACGAGACGGCGCTGCGCCAGCGGCGCACCGAAGTGGAATCCGAGCACGTCGAGGTGCAGGGTCGGTTGGCCGAGCTCGAAGCCGCCCTCGCCGAGGACGCGCCGCTGCTCGCCGCCGCCCAGGACACCTGGTACAAGCTCGCCGCCCTGCAGGAGCGGTTCCGCTCCACCGAGCAGCTGGCCGGCGAACGGCTGCGGCACCTGTCGGTGGTGCCGGACGACGAGCGACCCGGGCGCGATCCGGACCAACTCACCGACGAAGCGCACCGGATCCGGGAGCAGGAGGAGGAGCTGCGGGCCGCGCTCACCGACGACCAGATCCGACTCGCCGAGGCCGTCGAGGGCCGCCAGCAACTCGAAGCGCTGCTGGCGCAGGCCGAGCGGGCGTTGGTCGCTGCGGCAAAGGCGATCGCCGACCGGCGCGAAGGACTGGCGAAGCTGACCGGCCAGGTCAACTCGGCGCGGGCCCGTACCTCCAGCTCCGCCGAGGAGATCTCCCGGCTCGCCGCCGCGTACGCCGACGCGCAGGGCCGTGCCGACCAGGCCCAGCAGGAGCTGGACGCGGCGGCCGAGCAGTCCACCGAGGCCGACCGCGACAACGCCGACCTCGACGCCCGGCACGCCGAGGCGGTGGCCGCCCACGACGCCGCCGCCGCGGCGGTACGGCAGTTCTCCGACGCCGAACGTCGGGCCGAGAAGGAAGCTGCCACCTGGCAGGCGCGGGAGGACGCCCTGGCGATGGGGCTGCGTCGGGCCGACGGTGCCGGGGCGCTGCTGGCCCGGGCCGACCAGATCCCCGGCCTGCTCGGCAGCCTGGCCAGCATGCTGACCGTCGCACCCGGGCACGAGGCGGCGCTGGCCGCCGCGCTCGGCGGGCTCGCCGACGCGGTCGCGGTGACCGGCGTCGACGAGGCGGCCGAGGCGATGCGGCTGTTGAAGATCCAGGATTCCGGCCGGGCCAGTCTGGTGGTGGCCGGCCCGGCCGGGCCGGGGATGATCGGCTCCGCCGACGCGCTGCGCCCGGTGTTGCCGTCCGGGGCGACCTGGGCACCGGACGTGATCACCTGTGCCGAGCAGCTACGCCCGGCACTGCACCTGGCCCTGCGTGACGTGATCCTGGTCGGTGACCTCGCCGCCGCCACCCAGGCCGTGGTCGACCATCCGCAGCTGCGGGCGGTCACCCCCGACGGCGACATCGTCGGCACCTACGCCGCCGCCGGCGGCTCCGCCAAGGCGCCCAGCTTCATCGAGGTGCAGGCGGCGGTCGAGGAGGCCCGCGCCAACCGGCTCACCGCCGAGGCGACCGTCGCCGAGCTGCGCGAGCAGCTGGGCGAGGCCCGGGAGACGGCGGCGACGCTCAAGGAGCAGGTCGCGGAGGCCGCGGCCGCCCGCCGCCAAGCCGAGGGGCAACGTAACGCCGCCGCCCGCCGGCTGGCCGAGCTGGGTGCGGCGGCCCGGTCGGCCCGCGCCGAGGCGGACCGGCTCGGCGCCTCCCGCGACAAGGCCACCGAGGCCCGGGAACGTGACCTGGCGACCCTGGAGGAGCTGGCCGAGCGGCTGCGGCTCGCCGAGGCGACGCCGATCGACGAGGACCCTTCGACGGCCGAACGCGACCAACTGGCGGCGATGCTGCCCGGGGCCCGGCAGAACGAGATGGAGGTGCGGCTCGCGGTCCGTACCGCCGAGGAACGGGTTTCCTCGATCGCCGGCCGGGCCGATTCGCTGCTGCGTCAGGCGGCGGCCGAGCGGGCGGCGCGGGAACGGGCCGCCGCCCGGCGGGCGGCGCGGGCGCGGGGCGCGCAGATCGCCCGGGCGGTCACCGTCGGTGCCCGCGCCGCGCTGACCGGGCTCACCGGGTCGCTGGTCGACGCGGCCCGGACCCGCGACGAGATCGCCGGGGCGCGCGCCGCGCGGGAGGCCGAGCTGCAGGAGGTACGCGGTGCGGCGAAGCGCCTCGGCGCCGAGCTGGAGCGGCTGACCAGCGCGGTGCACCGTGACGAGGTGGCCCGCGCGGAGCAGCGGCTGCGTATCGAACAGTTGGAGGCGAAGGCGGCCGAGGACTTCTCCCTCGATGTCGACACGTTGCTGTCCGAGTACGGCCCGCATCAGCCGGTGCCGCCGACGCAACCCCAGATCGCGGCGGCGGCCGCCGAGGGCAGACCAGAACCGCAGCCGGTGGCGTTCGACCGGGCCACCCAGGAGAAGCGGTCCGCGAAGGCGGAGCGGGAGTTGGCGCTGCTGGGCAAGGTCAACCCGTTGGCGTTGGAGGAGTTCGCCGCGCTGGAGGAGCGGTTCAAGTTCCTCTCCGACCAGTTGGAGGATCTGAAGGCGACCCGCAAGGACCTGCTCACCGTGGTCTCGGACGTGGACAACCGGATCCTGGAGGTCTTCGCCAGCGCGTACGCCGACACCGCCCGCGAATTCGAGCAGGTCTTCACGGTGCTGTTCCCCGGTGGGGAAGGCCGGCTGGTCCTGACCGACCCGGACGACCTGCTGACCACCGGGGTCGAGGTGGAGGCGCGGCCGCCCGGGAAGAAGATCAAACGCCTGTCACTGCTTTCCGGCGGTGAACGGTCGCTGACGGCGGTGGCCATGCTGGTGGCCATCTTCCGGGCGCGGCCCAGCCCGTTCTACATCATGGACGAGGTGGAGGCGGCGCTCGACGACGTCAACCTCGGCCGGCTGATCACCCTGATGGCGCAGCTGCGCGACCGCAGCCAGCTGATCATCATCACCCACCAGAAGCGCACCATGGAGGTGGCCGACGCCCTCTACGGCGTCACGATGCGCAACGGCGTCACCCAGGTGATCAGCCAACGGCTCAAGTCCGCCGAGGAGCCAGCCCCGATCGCGCCGGCTCCGGCGGAGATCAGTCCGGCGGACCCGGCGGGGTGA
- a CDS encoding CAP domain-containing protein, translating to MKTLYRRNDRVDGASPDRLPPSAASPAGRDGTGYESTDWDDDRLGQRSWRDHLDAGWRGDSDHGPSAGTYAPADGYPSVDGYAPIGSYPPADSYSLTDGYPPVEGHPDLTRDADWPAGTGGYEFDHPTGFDHPAGFDDTAGFDDTAGFDDTAGRDLAGGNDATGWIEADDSATASHEPVGRRRARRTRKDADGPGSDRRRRFVPGPVALATLVVVLLVAIGGGVAMLRAGLTGGPDDGSGKGGTATAGLDTTVDPPAGPTSSTDDPQIGEPEVLAAELGPAPTPSASPTPPPPPPPTSAVPVPSRTTPAAQPQRTTPPAAAPITPAPQQPPAGSNNLEQQVLVIVNQERDANGCGPVTINARLSEASRLHSEDQAATNNMSHDGSDGSSPWERAERAGYQRAIGENVAAGYPTAAAVMQGWMDSPGHRANILNCDAVAMGVGTAESTNGTLYWTQMFGAVA from the coding sequence ATGAAGACCTTGTACCGGCGCAACGACCGGGTCGATGGCGCGAGCCCGGACAGGCTGCCGCCGTCCGCCGCGAGCCCTGCCGGCCGTGACGGCACCGGCTATGAGAGCACCGACTGGGACGACGACCGGCTCGGGCAGCGTTCCTGGCGCGACCACCTCGACGCGGGCTGGCGCGGCGACAGCGACCACGGCCCCTCGGCCGGCACCTACGCCCCGGCGGACGGGTATCCCTCGGTGGATGGATACGCCCCGATCGGCAGCTACCCGCCAGCCGACAGTTACTCGCTGACCGACGGCTACCCGCCGGTGGAGGGTCACCCCGACCTGACTCGCGACGCCGACTGGCCCGCCGGCACCGGCGGGTACGAATTCGACCACCCCACCGGGTTCGACCACCCCGCCGGGTTCGACGACACCGCCGGGTTTGACGACACCGCCGGGTTCGACGACACCGCCGGCCGCGACCTGGCCGGCGGCAACGACGCCACCGGATGGATCGAAGCCGACGACTCCGCTACCGCCAGCCACGAACCCGTCGGCCGGCGCCGGGCGCGCCGGACCAGGAAAGACGCCGACGGTCCGGGTAGCGACCGCCGGCGACGCTTCGTACCCGGACCGGTCGCGCTGGCCACGCTCGTCGTCGTCCTGCTGGTCGCCATCGGCGGCGGGGTCGCCATGCTACGCGCCGGCCTCACCGGCGGGCCGGACGACGGATCCGGCAAGGGTGGTACGGCGACAGCCGGACTCGACACGACCGTCGATCCGCCTGCCGGCCCGACCAGCTCCACCGACGACCCGCAGATCGGCGAACCGGAGGTCCTCGCCGCCGAGCTCGGACCCGCTCCCACGCCCAGCGCCAGCCCGACCCCGCCACCACCACCGCCGCCGACCTCGGCCGTCCCGGTTCCGAGCCGGACCACTCCCGCCGCGCAACCGCAGCGCACCACCCCGCCGGCCGCCGCACCGATCACCCCGGCACCGCAGCAGCCGCCGGCCGGCTCCAACAACCTGGAACAGCAGGTGCTGGTGATCGTCAACCAGGAACGCGACGCCAACGGGTGCGGGCCGGTGACCATCAACGCCCGGCTGTCCGAGGCGTCCCGACTACACAGCGAGGACCAGGCCGCGACCAACAACATGTCCCACGACGGCAGCGACGGCAGTTCGCCGTGGGAGCGCGCCGAACGGGCCGGCTACCAGCGGGCGATCGGCGAGAACGTCGCGGCCGGATACCCCACCGCCGCCGCGGTCATGCAAGGCTGGATGGACAGCCCCGGCCACCGGGCCAACATCCTCAACTGTGACGCCGTCGCGATGGGCGTCGGCACCGCCGAGTCGACCAACGGCACCTTGTACTGGACTCAGATGTTCGGGGCGGTCGCGTAG
- the rnc gene encoding ribonuclease III, whose protein sequence is MSNNQLRRPPVVHLEAAFGIAFDADLLERALTHRSYAYENGGLPTNERLEFLGDSVLGVVITSALYHNHPDLPEGQLAKLRASVVNMRALAEVARSLGPHGLGPYLLLGKGEESTGGRDKASILADTLEALLGAVYLQYGLDTASIVIHRLFDPLMAESARRGAALDWKTSLQELTATLGLGVPEYRIDDAGPDHAKTFTAWVVVAQQRYGGAEGRSKKEAEQRAAEAAWRTLSTQMVEAAESAGAAVTPDGPLPAPVDDSLPAPADGQSREDQSRDDQDRPDPAASA, encoded by the coding sequence ATGAGCAACAACCAGCTCCGCCGTCCGCCGGTGGTCCACCTGGAGGCGGCGTTCGGCATCGCCTTCGACGCCGACCTGTTGGAACGGGCGTTGACCCACCGGTCGTACGCGTACGAGAACGGCGGCCTGCCGACCAACGAGCGGCTGGAGTTCCTCGGCGACTCGGTGCTCGGGGTGGTGATCACCTCGGCGCTCTACCACAACCATCCGGACCTGCCGGAAGGGCAGCTCGCCAAGCTGCGGGCGAGCGTGGTGAACATGCGGGCCCTGGCCGAGGTGGCCCGGTCGCTGGGTCCGCACGGACTCGGCCCGTACCTGCTGCTCGGCAAGGGGGAGGAGAGCACCGGCGGGCGCGACAAGGCGAGCATCCTGGCGGACACCCTGGAGGCGCTGCTCGGCGCGGTCTACCTGCAGTACGGGCTGGACACCGCATCGATCGTGATCCACCGCCTGTTCGATCCGCTGATGGCGGAGTCGGCCCGGCGGGGCGCCGCCCTGGACTGGAAGACGAGCCTGCAGGAGTTGACCGCGACGTTGGGGCTCGGCGTGCCCGAGTACCGCATCGACGACGCCGGCCCGGATCACGCCAAGACCTTCACCGCCTGGGTGGTGGTCGCGCAGCAGCGGTACGGCGGGGCCGAGGGGCGGAGCAAGAAGGAGGCCGAGCAGCGGGCCGCCGAGGCTGCCTGGCGTACCCTCTCCACGCAGATGGTCGAAGCCGCGGAGTCGGCCGGTGCCGCAGTGACCCCCGACGGCCCGCTGCCCGCCCCGGTGGACGACTCGCTGCCGGCCCCGGCGGACGGCCAGTCGCGCGAGGACCAGTCGCGCGATGACCAGGACCGGCCGGATCCGGCCGCGTCCGCCTGA
- a CDS encoding phosphate acyltransferase PlsX, with protein MWRTPGAPARERAGTVSPTGTLRIAVDLLGGDGAPAVVVDGALYACRADPDLELLLVGPPDIAGEVRAALPAGHQHRVAVRPAPRAAATADGPVRGGRAGTSIQAAVAAVAEGAADAVISAGPSGAIVTAAALGLGRWPTMRRPALVAVLPAVTGPVVLLDVGASVEARPATLAQHGLLGAAYAAVRLGLRRPRVGLLSIGVEPGKGDRARRSADTLLQTSALPAAGRYVGLVEGHDVTLGGRADVVVTDGFTGNVLLKGIEGAYAMAGGPEPGRIAPRAAMLLGVAGAVVVCHGAASGADLAAGIALAATLHRDQVTATVAGMLDDSTRPLADQDEVSP; from the coding sequence ATCTGGCGAACGCCGGGTGCGCCGGCCCGGGAACGGGCCGGCACCGTCTCCCCGACGGGCACCCTGCGGATCGCCGTCGACCTCCTCGGCGGGGATGGGGCACCCGCCGTCGTGGTTGACGGCGCTCTGTACGCCTGCCGTGCCGATCCCGATCTCGAGTTGTTGCTTGTCGGCCCGCCGGACATCGCCGGCGAGGTCCGTGCCGCGCTGCCCGCCGGGCACCAGCACCGGGTCGCCGTACGGCCGGCTCCGCGCGCCGCCGCGACAGCCGACGGGCCGGTTCGCGGCGGCCGGGCCGGCACCTCCATCCAGGCCGCAGTGGCCGCCGTCGCCGAAGGCGCGGCGGACGCGGTGATCTCCGCCGGACCCAGCGGTGCGATCGTCACCGCGGCCGCGCTCGGCCTCGGCCGCTGGCCGACGATGCGTCGCCCCGCGCTCGTCGCGGTGCTGCCGGCGGTCACCGGCCCGGTGGTCCTGCTCGACGTCGGTGCCTCCGTGGAGGCCCGCCCGGCGACCCTGGCTCAGCATGGCCTGCTCGGGGCCGCGTACGCGGCCGTCCGGCTCGGCCTGCGCCGCCCCCGGGTCGGGCTGCTGTCGATCGGCGTCGAGCCGGGCAAGGGCGACCGCGCCCGACGCAGCGCCGACACCCTGCTCCAGACGTCGGCCCTGCCCGCCGCCGGCCGATACGTCGGGCTGGTCGAAGGACACGACGTCACCCTCGGTGGTCGCGCCGACGTCGTCGTCACCGACGGGTTCACCGGCAACGTCCTCCTCAAGGGCATCGAAGGTGCGTACGCCATGGCCGGCGGCCCGGAACCAGGCAGGATCGCCCCCCGGGCCGCGATGCTGCTCGGGGTGGCCGGAGCGGTCGTGGTCTGCCACGGCGCGGCCAGCGGCGCGGACCTCGCCGCCGGTATCGCGCTCGCCGCCACCCTGCACCGTGACCAGGTGACCGCGACGGTCGCCGGGATGCTCGACGACTCCACCCGGCCGCTCGCAGATCAGGACGAGGTATCACCATGA
- the rpmF gene encoding 50S ribosomal protein L32, with protein sequence MAVPKRRMSRSNTRSRRSQWKTSAVVTVECPQCKSAKLPHTACTVCGTYNGRQVIEV encoded by the coding sequence GTGGCCGTTCCCAAGCGCCGGATGTCCCGTAGCAACACCCGGTCCCGCCGGTCCCAGTGGAAGACCTCCGCGGTGGTGACGGTGGAGTGCCCGCAGTGCAAGTCCGCCAAGCTGCCGCACACCGCCTGCACCGTCTGCGGCACCTACAACGGCCGCCAGGTCATCGAGGTCTGA
- a CDS encoding YceD family protein has product MRNHSSKTLNPRSPLVLDTRELPRRPGALRTVSRVVPAPADLGLEMNGVPEGADLSLDLRLESVSEGVLVSGTVSGPVSGECGRCLRTIDESLTVTIQELYAYENSTTDETTDTDEVGRLQDDLIDLEPALRDAVVLTLPTNPLCRSDCPGLCSECGVHWDELPDDHSHQEVDPRWAGLSQLTRQEE; this is encoded by the coding sequence ATGCGCAATCACTCGTCGAAGACACTCAACCCCAGGTCGCCGCTCGTTCTCGATACCCGGGAACTGCCGCGCCGGCCTGGTGCGTTGCGTACCGTCAGCCGGGTGGTGCCCGCGCCGGCGGACCTCGGGCTGGAGATGAACGGCGTCCCCGAGGGTGCCGACCTGAGCCTCGACCTGCGGCTCGAGTCGGTCTCCGAAGGGGTCCTCGTCTCCGGGACGGTCTCCGGACCGGTCTCCGGCGAGTGCGGGCGTTGCCTGCGCACGATCGACGAGTCGCTGACCGTCACGATCCAGGAGCTGTACGCGTACGAGAACAGCACCACGGACGAGACGACCGACACCGACGAGGTAGGCCGGTTGCAGGACGATCTGATCGACCTGGAGCCGGCGCTGCGGGACGCGGTGGTGCTCACACTGCCGACCAACCCGCTCTGCCGGAGCGACTGTCCCGGGCTGTGCTCCGAATGCGGGGTGCACTGGGACGAGCTGCCGGACGACCACAGTCACCAGGAGGTCGACCCCAGGTGGGCCGGCCTGTCGCAACTGACCCGCCAAGAGGAGTAA
- the coaD gene encoding pantetheine-phosphate adenylyltransferase yields the protein MRRAVCPGSFDPVTNGHLDIIGRASRLFDEVIVGVLINQSKAGLFTVDERISMLREVTESYRNVRVAAFRGLLVDFCKAQDAAVVVKGLRAVSDFDYELQMAQMNIGLAGVETLFMPTNPLYSFVSSSLVKEVAKWGGDVSAHLPDVVRDQLLARVVTPPPAA from the coding sequence ATGAGACGCGCGGTGTGTCCCGGCTCGTTCGATCCGGTAACCAATGGTCACCTCGACATCATCGGCCGGGCCAGCCGGCTGTTCGACGAGGTCATCGTCGGGGTTCTGATCAACCAGTCGAAGGCTGGCTTGTTCACCGTCGACGAACGGATATCGATGCTGCGCGAAGTGACCGAGTCGTATCGAAACGTCCGGGTCGCCGCGTTCCGGGGCCTGCTGGTCGACTTCTGCAAGGCGCAGGACGCCGCCGTAGTGGTCAAGGGACTACGTGCGGTGAGTGACTTCGACTACGAGTTGCAGATGGCGCAGATGAACATCGGGCTGGCCGGCGTCGAGACCCTGTTCATGCCCACGAATCCGCTCTACTCGTTCGTCTCCTCCAGCCTGGTCAAGGAAGTGGCCAAGTGGGGCGGTGACGTGTCGGCACACCTGCCCGACGTGGTACGCGACCAGTTGCTCGCCCGCGTCGTCACGCCGCCGCCGGCGGCCTGA
- a CDS encoding cell wall anchor protein — protein sequence MNRLKSPLRRALAVAAGATIGLVGAVALATPASAHYTAPTGSAICDTTTGEWEITWTVRSEWHFQATKFRLNAVYHTPADTTLEGIERTRIRDGYPHSVRKGVTGTQRVPGTTTHATLAVKGAWNDGYAEKDFRKGEIELGGDCVIDTPEPTPSPTPDTSPTPEESPTPEESPTPVEPDPIAIPGASFLSDCEGTVWVTISNGEDATESVDLTVSAGEFSETHTLAPGDSKEDIQVPGDAGPVSVTNGDELVSEPYSWVEPENCVVPGEPEGGYESTCDQLVIGFANPEDGEAFTVTLTPSTGDAQTITVEPGVSEVVEFDASEGFEVTVVSEEWGVDETVAWEKPEDCDTEGGEGGEGGGELPVTGAAAGGIAAGAVALLAIGGVLFYMARRRRVTFTA from the coding sequence GTGAACCGTCTGAAGTCTCCGCTTCGTCGCGCCCTGGCCGTCGCGGCCGGCGCGACGATCGGCCTGGTCGGCGCGGTGGCCCTGGCCACCCCCGCCAGCGCGCACTACACCGCACCGACCGGCAGCGCCATCTGCGACACCACCACCGGCGAGTGGGAAATCACCTGGACCGTCCGCAGCGAGTGGCACTTCCAGGCGACCAAGTTCCGGCTGAACGCGGTCTACCACACCCCGGCGGACACCACTCTGGAAGGTATCGAGCGGACCCGAATCCGGGACGGCTACCCGCACAGCGTCAGGAAGGGTGTCACCGGCACGCAGCGGGTGCCGGGCACCACCACCCACGCCACCCTGGCGGTCAAGGGCGCTTGGAACGACGGGTACGCGGAGAAGGACTTCCGCAAGGGCGAGATCGAGCTCGGTGGCGACTGCGTGATCGACACCCCGGAGCCGACGCCGTCGCCGACGCCGGACACCTCGCCGACCCCCGAGGAGTCCCCCACGCCGGAGGAGTCCCCGACCCCGGTCGAGCCGGACCCGATCGCAATCCCGGGTGCCAGCTTCCTGTCCGACTGTGAGGGCACCGTCTGGGTGACCATCAGCAACGGCGAGGACGCCACCGAGTCGGTCGACCTGACCGTCAGCGCCGGCGAGTTCAGCGAGACCCACACGCTCGCCCCCGGCGACAGCAAGGAAGACATCCAGGTGCCGGGTGACGCCGGTCCGGTCTCCGTGACCAACGGCGACGAACTGGTCAGCGAGCCGTACAGCTGGGTCGAGCCGGAGAACTGCGTCGTGCCGGGCGAGCCTGAGGGCGGCTACGAGTCCACCTGTGACCAGCTGGTCATCGGCTTCGCCAACCCGGAGGACGGCGAGGCGTTCACCGTCACCCTGACCCCGAGCACGGGCGACGCGCAGACCATCACCGTCGAGCCGGGTGTCAGCGAGGTCGTCGAGTTCGACGCTTCCGAGGGCTTCGAGGTCACGGTCGTCAGCGAGGAGTGGGGCGTCGACGAGACCGTCGCCTGGGAGAAGCCGGAAGACTGTGACACCGAGGGTGGCGAGGGTGGCGAAGGCGGCGGCGAGCTGCCGGTCACCGGTGCTGCCGCTGGCGGCATCGCCGCTGGCGCCGTCGCGCTGCTGGCAATCGGTGGCGTGCTGTTCTACATGGCGCGTCGTCGGCGGGTCACCTTCACCGCCTGA